One part of the Clarias gariepinus isolate MV-2021 ecotype Netherlands chromosome 24, CGAR_prim_01v2, whole genome shotgun sequence genome encodes these proteins:
- the LOC128512608 gene encoding LOW QUALITY PROTEIN: trichohyalin-like (The sequence of the model RefSeq protein was modified relative to this genomic sequence to represent the inferred CDS: substituted 2 bases at 2 genomic stop codons), producing MADDDDNAANTESEQLKSLEHKDHQLEDYERQIENEDTEQRNRQKIIIEDNAQLKDTNTTLEKTSKELEERDRALHERDQQLKLKDAQIQETQIQVEEKDNKLVEKEKELNEKNEELKNVKERLETNEKTLSERDAVLMETNNKLQHATEQVKEKISQLENMNKLLSEKETQLKNTDKELETSKNKLETLGQELQDEKRQLQEMMIVLEQQKTELAEKNKQLRMRERLLTERETQLMERDKQLQEKDKCLTENQQMLQMKDKALEEEDTLLREVKEELYKTNWTLEENQTQLKDKERHLENVENELETSNQKLMEKDKLLQEKDRHLSEKSQILIMKDAALEKNETCLKQIQSEMDKTIRELEVSQQNAAEKISQLENMSKLLSEKETQLKNTDKELETSKNKLETLGKELQDEKRQLQEMMIVLEQQKTELAEKNKQLRERERLLTERETQLMERDKQLQEKDKCLTENQQMLQMKDKALEEEDILLREVKEELYKTNRTLEENQSQLKDKERQLENVENELETNKELETSKNKLETLGQELQDEKRQLQEMMIVLEQQKTELAEKNKQLRERERLLTERETQLMERDKQLQEKDKCLTENQQMLQMKDKALEEKDTLLREVKEELYKTNRTLEENQFQLKDKERQLENVENELETSNQKLMEKDKLLQEKDRHLSEKSQILIMKDAALEKNKTCLKQIQTEMDKTIRELEVSQQNAAEKISQLENMSKLLSEKETQLKNTVEELETSKNKLETLGQELQDEKRQLQEMMIVLEKQKTELAEKNKQLRERERLLTERKTQLMERDKQLQEKDKCLTENQQMLQMKDKALEEEDTLLREVKEELYKTNQTLEENQTQLKDKERQLENVENELETNKELETSKNKLETLGKELQDEKRQLQEMMIVLEQQKTELAEKNKQLRERERLLTERETQLMERDKQLQEKDKCLTENQQMLQMKDKALEEEDILLREVKEELYKTNRTLEENQSQLKDKERQLENVENELETSNQKLMEKDKLLQEKDKLLQEKDRHLSEKSQILQMKDAALEKNETCLKQIQSEMDKTIRELEVSKQNAAEKISQLENMSKLLSEKETQLKNTDKELETSKNKLETLGQELQDEKRQLQEMMIVLEQQKTELAEKNKQLRERERLLTERETQLMERDKQLQEKDKCLTENQQMLQMKDKALEEKDTLLREVKEELYKTNRTLEENQFQLKDKERQLENVENELETNKELETSKNKLETLGQERQDGKRQLQEMMIVLEKQKTELAEKNKQLRERERLLTERETQLMERDKQLQEKDKCLTENQQMLQIKDKALEEEDTLLREVKEELYKTNRTLQENQTQLKDKERYLKNVENELETNNQKLMEKDKLLQEKDRHLSEKSQILQMKDAALEKNETCLKQIQSEMDKTIRELEVSQQNAAEKIAQLENMSKLLSEKETQLMNTDKELETSKNKLETLGQELQDEKRQLQEMMIVLEQQKTELAEKNKQLRERERLLTERETQLMERDKQLQEKDKCLSENQQMLQMKDKALEEEDTLLREVKEELYKTNRTLEENQTQLKDKERQLENLKNTDKELETSKNKLETLGQELQDEKRQLQEMMIVLEQQKTELAEINKQLRERERLITERETQLMERDKQLQEKDKCLTENQQMLQMKDKTLEQKDTLLREVKEELDRTNHRLEENQSQLREKERQLKIVMKEIDTSKTKLKEGDKELQEKDRLLNESTDALKIKNNTLQEKDTLLRDVKEELEKTKRTLEENQTQLKDKERQLESVQNELETSKNKLTEQDKQLQEKDRLLEETTKQLQEQTDPEPSAPIRRRNSMDTLPQKSEXFVTCINFKKYIFFKTSVELLNLHLINHMXGHEIYLSGETQDSAAPIRRRNSMGGKRPEFCGESSSPHSPVSVPVAELRLVLLGRTGSGKSAVGNTILSREERNQAVTSTSTQQSESTQGEVAGRKVTVVDASDWFSPGLSLEKLRHDVGLCVHLSAPGPNAFLLVIPVKQPRGGERGMLEKMEKIFGERCWRNTMIIFSVTDKLQKKNIEKFIQLGDQEVQRLVEKCGHRFHCLNINKSGDGSQVSELLEKIEKMVEGSREKFYSSEIYLETESQIRAMETKILKEREEKMMREEIEVKEKLDKEVQDSQRKLEGIIQEHEGDIRQLIDRTTELERKVKGERDEEKKRGFEKKLKHEVEQRTKMEEKVKKLKEKRERERREMEERHQQEIEEIREVYEGEVRMETERNLMKIILPEIQRNILTSKTKMQEEFSRQMEEKNRELETLKQKLSDLTETHSLRKEVYGKAVSSSESERAAVTGEVSKGIFKSLTDYFVTG from the exons ATGGCAGACGACGATGACAACGCTGCAAATACCGAGTCTGAGC aattaaaatcacTGGAACATAAAGACCATCAGCTTGAGGATTATGAAAGACAAATAGAGAATGAAGATACAgaacagagaaacagacagaaaatCATCATTGAGGATAACGCACAACTCAAAGATACAAATACAACACTAGAGAAGACGAGTAAAGAGctagaggagagagacagagctctACATGAGAGGGATCAACAACTGAAACTGAAAGATGCACAGATACAGGAGACACAAATACAAGTGGAGGAAAAGGACAACAAACTTgtggagaaggagaaagaattaaatgagaaaaatgaaGAGCTGAAGAATGTAAAAGAACGTTTAGAGACTAATGAGAAGACTCTTTCTGAGAGAGACGCAGTGTTAAtggaaacaaataataaacttcAACATGCTACTGAACaagttaaagaaaaaatctCACAACTGGAGAATATGAACAAACTGCTgagtgagaaagaaacacagcTAAAGAACACAGATAAAGAGCTGGAAACGAGTaaaaacaaactggagacactgggacAGGAGCTGCAGGATGAGAAGAGACAACTACAGGAGATGATGATCGTACTGGAGCAACAGAAAACTGAgttagcagaaaaaaacaaacagcttagaatgagagagagacttctaactgagagagagacacagctaatggagagagacaaacagcttCAGGAGAAAGACAAATGCCTGACAGAAAATCAACAAATGCTTCAGATGAAGGACAAGGCACTGGAAGAGGAGGACACACTGCTTAGAGAGGTGAAAGAAgaattatacaaaacaaattgGACATTAGAGGAGAATCAGACTCAAttgaaagacaaagagagacaccTGGAGAATGTGGAGAATGAACTGGAAACCAGTAATCAAAAACTGATGgagaaagacaaactgcttcaggagaaagacagacatctgtctgaaaaatcacaaatattaataatgaaagaTGCTGCACTGGAAAAGAATGAGACATGTCTCAAACAGATACAAAGTGAAATGGACAAAACAATTAGGGAATTAGAAGTAAGTCAGCAAAATGCTGCGGAGAAAATCTCACAACTGGAGAACATGAGCAAACTGCTgagtgagaaagaaacacagTTGAAGAACACAGATAAAGAATTGGAAACCAGTaaaaacaaactggagacactgggaaAGGAGCTGCAGGATGAGAAGAGACAACTACAGGAGATGATGATCGTCCTGGAGCAACAGAAAACTGAgttagcagaaaaaaacaaacagcttagagagagagagagacttctaactgagagagagacacagctaatggagagagacaaacagcttCAGGAGAAAGACAAATGCCTGACAGAGAATCAACAAATGCTTCAGATGAAGGACAAGGCACTGGAAGAGGAGGACATACTGCTCAGAGAGGTGAAAGAAgaattatacaaaacaaatcGGACATTAGAGGAGAATCAGTCTCAGttgaaagacaaagagagacaacTGGAGAATGTGGAGAATGAACTGGAAACTA ATAAAGAATTGGAAACCAGTaaaaacaaactggagacactgggacAGGAGCTGCAGGATGAGAAGAGACAACTACAGGAGATGATGATCGTCCTGGAGCAACAGAAAACTGAgttagcagaaaaaaacaaacagcttagagagagagagagacttctaactgagagagagacacagctaatggagagagacaaacagcttCAGGAGAAAGACAAATGCCTGACAGAGAATCAACAAATGCTTCAGATGAAGGACAAGGCACTGGAAGAGAAGGACACACTGCTCAGAGAGGTGAAAGAAgaattatacaaaacaaatcGGACATTAGAGGAGAATCAGTTTCAGttgaaagacaaagagagacaacTGGAGAATGTGGAGAATGAACTGGAAACTAGTAATCAAAAACTGATGgagaaagacaaactgcttcaggagaaagacagacatctgtctgaaaaatcacaaatattaataatgaaagaTGCTGCACTGGAAAAGAATAAGACATGTCTTAAACAGATACAAACTGAAATGGACAAAACAATTAGGGAATTAGAAGTGAGTCAGCAAAATGCTGCGGAGAAAATCTCACAACTGGAGAATATGAGCAAACTGCTgagtgagaaagaaacacagcTGAAGAACACAGTTGAAGAACTGGAAACCAGTAAAaataaactggagacactgggacAGGAGCTGCAGGATGAGAAGAGACAACTACAGGAGATGATGATCGTCCTGGAGAAACAGAAAACTGAgttagcagaaaaaaacaaacagcttagagagagagagagacttctaACTGAGAGAAAGACACAGCTAatggagagagacaaacagcttCAGGAGAAAGACAAATGTCTGACAGAAAATCAACAAATGCTTCAGATGAAGGACAAGGCACTGGAAGAGGAGGACACACTGCTCAGAGAGGTGAAAGAAgaattatacaaaacaaatcaGACATTAGAGGAGAATCAGACTCAGttaaaagacaaagagagacaacTGGAGAATGTGGAGAATGAACTGGAAACCA ATAAAGAATTGGAAACCAGTaaaaacaaactggagacactgggaaAGGAGCTGCAGGATGAGAAGAGACAACTACAGGAGATGATGATCGTCCTGGAGCAACAGAAAACTGAgttagcagaaaaaaacaaacagcttagagagagagagagacttctaactgagagagagacacagctaatggagagagacaaacagcttCAGGAGAAAGACAAATGCCTGACAGAGAATCAACAAATGCTTCAGATGAAGGACAAGGCACTGGAAGAGGAGGACATACTGCTCAGAGAGGTGAAAGAAgaattatacaaaacaaatcGGACATTAGAGGAGAATCAGTCTCAGttgaaagacaaagagagacaacTGGAGAATGTGGAGAATGAACTGGAAACTAGTAATCAAAAACTGATGgagaaagacaaactgcttcaggagaaagacaaactgcttcaggagaaagacagacatctGTCTGAAAAATCACAAATATTGCAAATGAAAGATGCTGCACTGGAAAAGAATGAGACATGTCTCAAACAGATACAAAGTGAAATGGACAAAACAATTAGGGAATTAGAAGTAAGTAAGCAAAATGCTGCGGAGAAAATCTCACAACTGGAGAACATGAGCAAACTGCTgagtgagaaagaaacacagTTGAAGAACACAGATAAAGAATTGGAAACCAGTaaaaacaaactggagacactgggacAGGAGCTGCAGGATGAGAAGAGACAACTACAGGAGATGATGATCGTCCTGGAGCAACAGAAAACTGAgttagcagaaaaaaacaaacagcttagagagagagagagacttctaactgagagagagacacagctaatggagagagacaaacagcttCAGGAGAAAGACAAATGCCTGACAGAGAATCAACAAATGCTTCAGATGAAGGACAAGGCACTGGAAGAGAAGGACACACTGCTCAGAGAGGTGAAAGAAgaattatacaaaacaaatcGGACATTAGAGGAGAATCAGTTTCAGttgaaagacaaagagagacaacTGGAGAATGTGGAGAATGAACTGGAAACTA ATAAAGAATTGGAAACCAGTaaaaacaaactggagacactgggacAGGAGCGGCAGGATGGAAAGAGACAACTACAGGAGATGATGATCGTCCTGGAGAAACAGAAAACTGAgttagcagaaaaaaacaaacagcttagagagagagagagacttctaactgagagagagacacagctaatggAGAGAGATAAACAGCTTCAGGAGAAAGACAAATGCCTGACAGAGAATCAACAGATGCTTCAGATAAAGGACAAGGCACTGGAAGAGGAGGACACACTGCTCAGAGAGGTGAAGGAAgaattatacaaaacaaatcGGACATTACAGGAGAATCAGACTCAAttgaaagacaaagagagataCCTGAAGAATGTGGAGAATGAACTGGAAACCAATAATCAAAAACTGATGgagaaagacaaactgcttcaggagaaagacagacatctGTCTGAAAAATCACAAATATTGCAAATGAAAGATGCTGCACTGGAAAAGAATGAGACATGTCTCAAACAGATACAAAGTGAAATGGACAAAACAATTAGGGAATTAGAAGTGAGTCAGCAAAATGCTGCGGAGAAAATCGCACAACTGGAGAACATGAGCAAACTGCTgagtgagaaagaaacacagTTGATGAACACAGATAAAGAGCTGGAAACCAGTaaaaacaaactggagacactgggacAGGAGCTGCAGGATGAAAAGAGACAACTACAGGAGATGATGATCGTCCTGGAGCAACAGAAAACTGAgttagcagaaaaaaacaaacagcttagagagagagagagacttctaactgagagagagacacagctaatggAAAGAGACAAACAGCTTCAGGAGAAAGACAAATGCCTGTCAGAAAATCAACAAATGCTTCAGATGAAGGACAAGGCACTGGAAGAGGAGGACACACTGCTCAGAGAGGTGAAAGAAgaattatacaaaacaaatcGGACATTAGAGGAGAATCAGACTCAAttgaaagacaaagagagacaacTGGAGAAT TTGAAGAACACGGATAAAGAATTGGAAACCAGTaaaaacaaactggagacactgggacAGGAGCTGCAGGATGAGAAGAGACAACTACAGGAGATGATGATCGTACTGGAGCAACAGAAAACTGAGTTagcagaaataaacaaacagcttagagagagagagagacttataactgagagagagacacagctaatggAAAGAGACAAACAGCTTCAGGAGAAAGACAAATGCCTGACAGAAAATCAACAAATGCTTCAGATGAAGGACAAGACACTAGAACAGAAGGACACACTGCTCAGAGAGGTGAAAGAAGAATTAGATAGAACAAATCACAGGTTAGAAGAAAATCAGTCTCagttgagagagaaagaaagacaactgAAGATTGTAATGAAGGAGATAGACACcagtaaaaccaaactgaaGGAGGGAGACAAAGAGCTGCAGGAAAAAGACAGACTTTTAAATGAGAGTACTGATGCACTTAAGATAAAGAATAACACACTGCAAGAGAAGGACACACTGCTTAGAGATGTGAAAGAAGAACTGGAGAAAACAAAGAGGACATTAGAGGAGAATCAGACTCAGttgaaagacaaagagagacaacTGGAGAGTGTGCAGAATGAACTGGAAAccagtaaaaacaaactaactGAACAAGACAAACAGCTTCAGGAGAAAGACAGACTTCTAGAGGAGACAACAAAGCAGCTACAGGAACAGACAGATCCAGAACCATCAGCTCCCATCAGGAGAAGAAACAGCATGGACACATTACCGCAAAAAAGTGAGTAATTTGTTACttgtattaattttaaaaaatatatattttttaaaacatcagtAGAACTACTAAATCTACACTTAATAAATCATATGTAAGGacatgaaatatact TGAGTGGAGAGACTCAGGACTCAGCAGCACCAATAAGGAGAAGAAACAGTATGGGGGGAAAACGTCCTGAAT TTTGTGGAGAATCATCTAGTCCACATTCTCCAGTGTCGGTTCCTGTAGCAGAACTGAGACTGGTGCTGCTGGGGAGAACGGGGTCTGGGAAAAGTGCAGTAGGAAACACCATCCTGAGCAGAGAGGAGAGGAACCAGGCTGTTACATCTACATCGACCCAGCAAAGTGAAAGCACGCAGGGGGAGGTGGCTGGGAGGAAGGTGACTGTGGTGGACGCTTCTGACTGGTTCTCTCCTGGACTCTCTCTGGAGAAGCTGAGACATGACGTGGGACTCTGTGTGCATCTGTCTGCTCCAGGACCCAACGCCTTCCTCCTGGTCATACCTGTAAAGCAGCCTAGAGGAGGGGAGAGAGGGATGCTGGAGAAAATGGAGAAGATTTTTGGAGAGAGATGTTGGAGAAACACCATGATCATATTCAGTGTTACTGATAAACTTCAGAAGAAGAACATTGAGAAGTTTATCCAGTTAGGAGACCAGGAGGTCCAGAGACTTGTAGAGAAATGTGGGCACAGGTTTCACTGTCTCAACATTAATAAGAGTGGAGATGGTTCTCAGGTCTCAGAGCTGCTGGAGAAGATAGAGAAGATGGTGGAAGGAAGCAGAGAGAAATTCTACAGCAGTGAGATCTACCTGGAGACTGAATCTCAGATTAGAGCAATGGAGACTAAAATCCTGaaggaaagagaagagaaaatgatGAGAGAGGAGATTGAAGTGAAGGAAAAACTGGATAAGGAGGTACAGGACTCTCAGAGAAAATTGGAAGGAATAATCCAGGAGCATGAAGGAGACATCAGACAACTGATTGACCGAACAACTGAACTGGAGAGAAAGGTcaaaggagagagagatgaagagaaaaaaagaggattTGAGAAGAAGCTAAAACATGAGGTAGAGCAAAGgacaaaaatggaagaaaaggtgaagaaactaaaagaaaagagggagagggagaggagagagatggaggagagGCACCAACAGGAGATAGAGGAGATCAGGGAGGTGTATGAAGGAGAGGTCAGgatggagacagagagaaacctcATGAAGATCATCCTGCCTGAAATCCAGAGAAACATTTTGACCTCAAAAACAAAGATGCAGGAAGAGTTCAGCAGGCAGATGGAGGAGAAGAACAGAGAGCTGGAGACTCTTAAACAGAAACTCTCAGACCTCACAGAGACTCACAGTCTACGTAAAGAGGTTTATGGGAAAGCTGTGAGCAGCTCAGAGTCAGAGAGAGCAGCTGTAACAGGAGAAGTGTCGAAGGGAATCTTTAAGTCATTAACCGACTATTTTGTCACTGGATAA